TTTAAGCGATTTTATGCGAATTAAGACGGTCAACGAACCCGACTTATCGAAAGATGGAAAATGGGTTGTCTACACTTTAGAAGAAAATGTTAGCAAAACAGAGGCAATCCGTAATATCTGGTTGGTATCGTATGACGGAAGTGTGTCAAAGCAACTCACGAATAATAAAAAGGAAAGTAGTTATTCACCTAAGTGGAGCCCTGATGGACTATGGATTGCCTTTTTATCGGAGAGAGGTGATTCTAAAAATTTGAGATTATTAAATAGAAAAAGCGGCGAAATAATTAAATTAACGAATAACCAGTATGATGTTAGCGATTTTACTTGGGCGCCAGATTCCCAAAATATCGCGTTTATTGGTCATAAAGTAAACAGTGAAAAAGAATCTAAAAACAAACCCATAGTCATTACTCGATTTCTCTTTAAAAAAGATAGAGAAGGATATCTTGGTAAAAAAAGAACGCATCTTTATCGTATAGCAATCCAAAGTAAACACATTGAATTATTGACTCCAGGGCCCTATGATGAATGGGCTCCAGCGTGGTCTCCTGATGGAAAATATATTGCTTTTGCGTCTCAAAGAGGAACCGACCCCGATAGAAATTTCAACTCGGATGTGTTTGTAATCAATACAAAACCGGGAAGCAAAGCCAAACAGCTCACCAAATCCCCTGGAGCGGAAATGGATCCAGAATGGGAGTCTGTTCCCGCATGGAGCCCTGATAGCGCTGAAATCGCTTATTTGAGTAATAGTAACCACTCCCACATTTATGCCCCTACACAAGTAGCTGTTGTTGGATTGAGGAGTCAACAGGAACAAATTATTGCTCCTGTGGATCGTTGGTTTACCAAACCTAAGTGGTCTGAAGATGGTAAAAATATCTTTGCATTAATTGAAATAAGTAGAAATATTCATCTAAGTGAGATTAATGTCCGTACCGGTGTCGTTAAAGCACTAACTCATGGATTGCGTGTTGATAGTAATTTTTCAACAGCAGATCGACGCATCGTAGTTGTCTCCTCAGATGATCAACATCCACCAGAACTCTTTGCAGTAGAAAATACATTAAGGCCGTTAACTCACCATAATCAAAAGCTTTTAGAGCAAGTAAAATTTTT
This sequence is a window from Legionella cherrii. Protein-coding genes within it:
- a CDS encoding S9 family peptidase, which gives rise to MRIKTVNEPDLSKDGKWVVYTLEENVSKTEAIRNIWLVSYDGSVSKQLTNNKKESSYSPKWSPDGLWIAFLSERGDSKNLRLLNRKSGEIIKLTNNQYDVSDFTWAPDSQNIAFIGHKVNSEKESKNKPIVITRFLFKKDREGYLGKKRTHLYRIAIQSKHIELLTPGPYDEWAPAWSPDGKYIAFASQRGTDPDRNFNSDVFVINTKPGSKAKQLTKSPGAEMDPEWESVPAWSPDSAEIAYLSNSNHSHIYAPTQVAVVGLRSQQEQIIAPVDRWFTKPKWSEDGKNIFALIEISRNIHLSEINVRTGVVKALTHGLRVDSNFSTADRRIVVVSSDDQHPPELFAVENTLRPLTHHNQKLLEQVKFLPADDIEFKSSDGTVIEGLLLKPANYKTGHQYPAVLNLHGGPVYQFSHEFNFDWQWLAAQGYAIIAPNPRGSSGRGYDFSRAIHADWGNLDVKDVLAAVDYVIKKGIVDPNKLAVGGWSYGGMLTDYVIASTQRFKAAISGAGTGNILGNYGVDQYTLEYEAELGKPWLNVQTYLKLSYPLMKADKIKTPTLFMCASLDFNMPCIGSEQLYQALRSQNIPTQLIIYPDQYHSLDRPDFQMDRLKRFKDWIDLYL